The nucleotide window GCCGCGCTCGCCTTGTTCAGGACGGTCCGCAGATCGCCGCTGCCGCCCTCGCCGCTGCCGCGCGCGGTCCACAGAGCCTTGTTGAGCTTGGCCGAGAACGGATTGTCCGCATCGGCACTCGTCCCCAGTCCGAGGAGTCCGAGATTCTGCAACGCGGAGATCGTCCGGGCGAGGCCGGTCCAGCCCGTGCCGTCGAAATGGTAGAACGCGTCCTCGTCCGCCACGTAGGCGAGCCACCCGGCCCTGGGTGCGAACCCCTCCCAGACCCCGTCACGGAAGTGGACGATGCGGCCGGACAGGCCGGTCCAGGCGCCGGTGGGCGCGGCGGCGGCGATCAGGTAGCGGGCTCCCTCGACCGGTGAGGGCGGCGGTGCCGTCAGGTCCTTGTCGAGGCAGGCGAGCTGCACGAGCGTGTCGAGGGCGGCCAGGGCCTCGTTATAGGTGACGTGCTTTCCCGCCTGCGCCGCCGCGATCAGCGGCAAAGCGAGGTTGGCTGTCGTTTGCGACATGGTGGGGCTCCGGATCGGTGGGTCGCTCAGGCGGAGCGCACGGGCAGGATGGCGCGGCGGCTCGGACCGGGTCCGGCGAGAGCCCCGACCTGGGCGACGCTCACGTCGAGCAGGATCTGCTGCGCGCCGAAATCGGCGGCCTCGTCGGCGGCGGCGTAGAGAAGCGCCGGCTCGTCGGTTCTGACGGTCCGCAGAACGGAGCCGCCCGCCGCATGGATGGCGACGAGGTAGGTCTCGCTCGCCTCGTCATGCGGGATGTCGACCGGCTCCCAGCCATCCGCGTCCCGTCTTGCGCGGCGAAGCCAGGCGAGCCTGATCCCACCGGCCTCGCGCCGTGCGGTCACGTGCACCGGCGCGAGCGGCAGAAGCGGCATCAGGTTCGCGCTCGCCTGCAATTCGACGAAGCCCGGATCGGCCGGGTCGCGGCTGGCAGAGCCGATCCTGTAGCGGAACGGCCGGCCGGCCTCGTCGAGGCGTTCCACCAGTGGCACGACCGCCCCGTCGTCGAGGCGCACGACGAGGCAGCCGGCCGGATTCTCGCGCGTGGCGAGATCCTCACTGCCCATCAGGCCGCGCAGCAGGCGGCTGAGGCGATAGGTGCCGGGGCCGATCAGCTCGGCGCCAGCCGCGGCGATGATCTCGGCCCTGCCATCCGTGCCGATCAGGGCGAACAGGTTGCCGCCGGCCAGCACGTCGACCTCCTCGATCGAAGACAGGGCGCCGGCATGGCGCAGGCGCAGGTCGAGCCGGGCTCCCCGGTCGAAGCGCCAGAGCGGCCCGGCCGGCAAGGCGGTGAGCGTCTCGCCGAGGCAGGCGGGATAATCGACGATGCGATGCAGGCCGAGCGGCCCGTCCGTGCCGGTGGAGCGCCAGACCGCCACCTCGCCGGGCCAGGGATCGGCGGAGACGGCGAGGTATTGCAGGATCGTCGGATTGCCCCGGTCCACCGGCAGGTCGAGCACGCGGGCGAAGGGCGGCCCGGCTATGGAGGGCGGCGGCCTGTGGATCTTCTCGTCCGGGTTGCGATAGGCGCCGGGCCGGAAGCCGTGAACCGCGACGGCGCGCGTCTCCACCCGCCGCGCGCCGGCGCTGTCGGCGATCCGCACGATGCGATGGGGCTGGCGGGCGCCGGGCAGGGACAGGAGGTCGCCCGGCACCAGTTCGATCCGGCGCGGGCTCACCCCGAAAGTGGCGCTGTCGCGCCCGGCGATGGCGGTGTCGAGGAGCGCTTCGGCGAGCGCCTCCGCGCTCTCCCGGCGGGTGACGATGGGCGCCTCGGCATTGCTCTCGCGCCGCCTCATCCCGGTGGGGCGGATCGCCGAGGCGCTGGCGGTTCTGTAATCGGCGCTCTCGCCGTCGCAGAAGGCGAGGGTGAGGGCGCGGGGCAGTTCGGATTCCTCGGCACGGACGACACTCAGCGGCGCCCGCTCCCGGTCGGAGAGCACGAGATCTCCGGCCGCGAGCACGACGGGGCTCTCGCGGCGCGGGCCGAGGATGTCGAGCCTACCGCCCACCGCAGAGACGTCGAGCCCGTAGATCTGGGCGAGGGGCTCCAAGGCACCACGCGCGGACATGGGACGGTCGATGACGTAGCCGTCGAGCCAGGCATCGGCGGTGATCCGGGCCGGCGCGGTGATGCCGAGATCGGTGAGGATCGTGCGGATCAGGCGGTCGAGTTCCAGACCCTCGATCCGTCCTGTGATCCAGTGACCCAGGGACCAGTTCTCCGCATCGGTCCAGACCGTGTCGAAATCCGGGAATGCCGGGAACGGCCGCGCGTCCCAGCACCAGACGAAGACCGAACCGGGCGCCACCATCGGGCCGCCATAAACCGCCGAGACCGGGTTGTGAGCCGGCTCGAAGCCGGGCAGGGCGGCGTCGAAACGGGTCAGGATGGCGGTGAGGCCGCGCGCCTGGATCAGGTCGTCGCGCAGACCCGTCGAGAAGGGCGGTGCCGCGTTCTCGGAGGATTTCGCGTCGGGGAAGACGTTCGGGCCGTTGGTGCCCCTGTCCACCGCCGGGACCCCGATCTCGGTGAGCCAGATCGGCTTCGATTGCGGGATCCAGGCCGTCTGACCGGTCTCGACGCCTCCGTCGCGCTCACGATGCGGGTTCGACCACCAGGAGACGAGGTCCTTGGCCCGGTAGATCCAGGGCTTGCCGGCGGCACCGTCGGTGATCGGAGTGCGCATTTGCGCGCGCCGGTCGGCCTCGCCGGCATAGTACCAGTCGAACGCCTCTCCCGCGCCGAGGCGGCGCTTCAGATAGGCCGGATCGTAGAGGCTGTCGGTCTCGGCGAGGTCGGCATGGCTCGCGCCGTCGCGCCAGTCGCTGATCGGCGGATAGTAATCGATGCCGACGGCCGCGATGGCGGGGTCGGCGAACAGCGCGTCGAGGGGAAACCGCACCGTGGCCCCGCCGTCGCGGACATGGGCGCCGTACTCGGTCCAGTCGGCCGCGTAGACCAGGGCGACGCCGGCTCCGAGGCGGGCGAGCACCTCCTGCGCCAGGGCCTTGAACGCCTCCACCGCCGGATAGCGGCCGGCCTCGGCCCGCACGCGGGTGAGGCTCGGAAACTCGCTGCCGATGAGGAAGCCGGACAGGTGAACGCCATCGGCCGCCCACCCGGCGGCGAGATCGGCATAATGCAGGAGGAAGCGGCGGTATCCGGCGGCGTTGTGGAAGAAGGCCGCGACCTGCGCGCCGGCGGCGGCGGTTCCGTCCGGGCTGCCCGGATGGTCGGGCGCCGGCGTGCAGGTGATGCGGCCGCGCCAGGGATAGGGCGGCTGATGGCCGGCGCCCGCGTCGCGCGGATCGGGCAGGGTGTTGCCGGCAGGCACGTCCATCATCACGAACGGGTAGAGCACGACCTCGAGACCGCGGCGGCGCAACTCGGCGACGAGGCGGCCGAGCCCGGCATCGGAGGGCGTGCCGCCATAGGCCGGCCCCCCGGCGGGCGCGGTCGAGACGGTCTCGACCTGATCGCGGGTCAGGCCGGCGACGCTCCACGTATCGCCGATGGTCGCCTTCTTCGGCCGGTCGACCTTCGGCGTGACCGTGCAATGGCCCGCGCGCAGATCGCTGCCGAACCAGCTCGTCACCACCGAGACCCGCGAGAGACGCGGGCATAGGGCCTGGAGCGCATCGAGGGAGGCGGTGACGTCCGTCGCCTCTTGGAACTGGAACCGGTTGGCCGCCCGCGTGGTCCCGAACCCCGCATCCTCGGTGACCAGGCCGGGATCGAGGCCGAACTCGGTCGAGCCGGGGATGAGGCAGACGGCGCGGACCATGCCGGCGAGCCCCTCGACGGGGCGGATCACCTCGAAGGCCAGTTGTGGTACCCGGTTGCCGAAATCGGCGAGCGCCAGCCGCTCGAACACGATGTAGGCGAGGCCGCGATAGGCCGGTGCCCTGTCGGCGCCCTCCTTGGCGACGATCAGCGGGTCGGGTTCCTGGTCCGCGCCGCCGCGGTGCAGGCGATAGTCGAGCGTCGTCAGGTCGATCTCGCGCCCATCGGCCCAGACCCGGCGGACATGGGCGATCTCGCCCTCGCACAGGCCCACCGCGAGATCGACGGAATAGGCATAGGTCGTCGTCACCGTCTTCTGGCCGGAACCGCCCTTGCCGCCGGAGGCGGCGCGCTGGACGCTGGTATTGGCGACCTCCAGCGGCCGCGTCGCCCAGATCAGCGTCCCGCCGACCTTGGCGCGGCCGTAGACCCGCTTGATCGGCTCGCCCTCGGTGGAGGCGAGCCCGGCGACGTCGCCGAGGCGCGGCCCTTCCACGAAGCGCGGGCCGGCGCGCGACCCGAACAGGGCGTTGTCGATCGCCCCCCCGGCCACGGCGCCGAGGGTGCTGAGCACGGCCCCGCCGATCGGACCGCCGAGCGCGGTGCCCAAGGCCGCCCCGGCCGTCTGCAGGATCAGCGTGGCCATGGGTCGGGGCTCCGGGCGGGAGGGGATGTGCGGTCTGTCGTCCGCCTTGGCCGGCCATACAAAATCTTGTATGACAAGGCGTGGCAGAGCGATCCAAAGACGTTGTGTTCGTGGGAAATTCGCTCGATCAGCTTCGAGCGTTTCCGCTTTCTGCGCGGCGCGAGGCCGGACACCAGATCGACAGGGTGCAGGCCGGCTACGACCCCAATGATTGGAAGCCGATGGCTTCGATTGGGGGCGGTGTCCGAGAGATTCGCCTGCACGAGGCAACCGGCGCCTACCGGGTGATCTACATCGCGAAGTTGGCGGATGCAGTCTTCATCCTGCATTGTTTCAAGAAGACGACGCAGAAGACAAGTCCAAGGGACATCGCAATCGCAAAGACCCGGTACGACAGTCTAATCAGGGACATGACACGATGAGTGCACAGCCGTTTACGAGCGTCTGGGACGCGATCGAGGACAGTTCGGCCGAGGCCGAGAACATGAAGATTCGCTCGTCGCTCATGATTGCCTTGCAGAACCACATCACGGGCGAAGGCTTAAGCCAGACCGAAGCTGCAAAAATTCTCGGCGTGACGCAGCCACGCGTATCGGATCTGATGCGCGGCAAGATCGACCTGTTCGCGATCGATACCCTGGTCAACATGCTCGGTGCGGCCGGCCTTCATGTGGAGATGCACATCAGCAAGGCAGCGTGAGGTTTCGCCGGAGTGACGGCACCCGGAAACCGGAACACATGCGCCAAGTGCCGGCGCCACCACCGCGTCAGGGCCACTTCCGTCACGGCCGCGCCGTCATGGGCGTGGATCATCGTCCCGCCGCCGCAGGCGATGGCGCAATGCTTTGCCGGCAAATACGCGCGGAAGGCGAAGAGCAGGACGTCGCCCGCCAGCGGCTGGTATCCGACCAACCGGTCTGGCACGGCGATGAGGTGGCGCCGGGCCGCCTCCGCCATCGGGTCGGTGCCATGGGTAGCGGATTCCGCCCAGGACGCGGAATAGGGCGGAGCCGTCTCGGGCTCGGGTCCGAGGAGGTGGCGCCAGACCCCGCGCACGAGGCCGAGGCAATCGCAGCCGACGCCCTTGAGCGAGGCCTGATGACGGTAGGGCGTGCCGATCCAGCCACGTGCCTCCGCGACGATCCGGTCAGAGCCGTGCATCCCGCTCTCCTTTGCCGGCTCAACGGAACAGGCTGCCGCCATCGAGGCCGGCGCCGGACCCGGCGACGGTGCGGATGACGAAGTCGTTGCCGGGCATGTGCGGGAAGCCCTGGAAGTTCGCCGCGTTGGCGAAGCGGCCGGAGCAGGTGGAGAAGCGTTTGTCGCAACCCGCCTTCAGGGTGAAGCCGTCCCCCGCCGCGACGGCGTGGGGCGGCTCCTGCCAGAACTCGATCCGGGTGCCGCCATCGGCCGGCCGCTCGGCCCGGATGTCGTTGGCGAGCCCGGCATTCGGTCCCGATATCCAGGTGAGCCGCCCGCCGGTGAAGCTGCCCTCCGCGAAGGACCCCGCCAGTTCCGCCAGCATCTCGCCCGGCGCGGCGCGCGCCAGAACGGTCCCGGTGGTGCGGAAGCGCGGATCGGCGAGATCGACGCGGCAGCGCGCATCGCCGAGATCGGCGCCGCAGGTGGCGCGATAGGTCCGGCCGCGCTCCTCGTCGAGGCGGTGCATCAGGCCGCGCAGCTCCGCGACGAAGGCGGTTCCGGCCCGGCGCACCTCGCCGATCGTGCCGAGATCGAGGAGGAGGCGGGTCTGCGGGTCGCTCCAGTCGACGAGCCAGGTCTCGACGCTGGCCGCGTCGTAAAGCCCGCCCGCCACGTCGTCATTGGCGATGCCGAGCGAAGTCAGTGCCCCGGCTACCTCGCCGCCGCCGACCGCGAAGCCGAGCTCAGCGCTCGCCTCGGCCGCCTCCAGTCCTGAGCGCGCGGCGAAGGTGATGCCGGAGAAGGTGAGGTCGCGGTCGTGGTCGGTGAATCCGAAGGTCAGTCCGTCGCGCCGGGTCAGCGACCAGCAATGGCACAGGGTCGTCGACCCGCCGGCGAGATGCGCGGCGAGGGCGGGCGGGATGTCGCGCATGGCGGGCTCCTTCGAGATCGGTCCTTCGATCGAACGGCCGCTCCGGTCAGGGCACGATCTCGATCAGCGGCACGGTCGGGATCTCGCCGGCGGTGAAGGCCGAGAGGTCCACGCTGAGGTCGTCTGTGTCGAAGCGGACGGGTACGTCGAACCAGAACCCCGCCGTCACCGCCGCGCCCGCGACGGGCGCCGTCGCGAGGGTGACGAGCCCCGTCGTGGCGTCGCAGGTGAAGGCCGAGGAGGGGCGCTCCACGCCGGCCACCGCCACCCGCACTGTCTCGGCCACCGGCTTGGCGATGAGCCGGCGATAGGGCAACGGCCCGGTGCCGTAGGTCTTGGCGAGGGGAAACACCCGCGTCGCGCCGTCGCCGAGGCCGAGCGGTTGGTCGCCCGGACCGACCGCCTGGCTCGGAGGTCCCGAGCGATGGTCGATCCTGTCGCGGTAGCGGAAGCCGTAGAGGCGTCCGCGCCGTTCCTCGAAGAAGGCGAGGACCGCATGCAGCGCGTCGAGGGTGCGAATGCCGAACCCCGCATCGTAGCGCCGGCGCGAATCGGCCCAGCGGCTGTTGCGGTGCTCGCGCCCCGAGGCCAGCGTGACGATCTCGGTGAGACGGCTCGGCCCGCCGCTGCCGCGCAGGGCCACGTCGAGGGGAAAGCGGATGTCGTGGAAATCGCCGGCCATCGCGGGCCTCCTTGAAAGGGGGGTCAGGACGCGCGGCGGCCGCGGGCCACGGCGCGGGCGAGGGCGGCGGCGACCTGCGCCTCGGAGCGGCGGAAGCTCTCCACATCCGGCGTCGCGATGGTGACGGAGACGGAGACCGGCCGCCCCGAGGCGCCGCCCGCGACCCCGAGCCTGCCGTCGCTGCCGCGCGTGAGCGGCAGGATCGCCTCCGGCCCGGCCTCGCCCATCAGGCCCATCCCGTCGCGCATGGGGAAGTAGGTGGGGGCCGCCACCACGCCGCCGCTGGCGAAGGGCCGCACCCGGCCGCCTGAGAACACCCCGCCCTTGGCGAAGGCCGCGCTCGATGCGCTGGAACCGATGAGGCTCCGCACCAGGGATTCGATGCCACCCTTCACCGGGTCGAGCAGTGCCTTGCCGGCCATGCCGGCGAGCTTGGAGACGAGGGAGCCCAGCGCCCCTTCGAGCTGCTTGGCCGCGCCGACATTGCTGGTGAACGCCTTGCTCAAGCTGTCGCCGAACTTCTGCGCGAGGCGGTCCAGCATGGTCAGCTGCTTGGCCCGCTCCGCGTTGGCGCGGTCGATCTCGGTCTCGGCCATGCGAGCCTCCGTTCAGGAATCGGGAAAGGCCATGATCAGCCGCCGCAGGTCGGCGGCGGTGGCGGCGTCGCGGCGGCCGTCGAGGCCGAGCGCGGCCGTCAGTTCGCGGGGCGTCGCCGCCCAGAAGTCGCGCGGGCTCCAGCCGAGGGCATTCAAGCCCAACGCCATCGCCTCGTCCCACGGGAAGGCGGAGGGAGCCTCCGGCGCCGTCCCTCCCGCAGGGCTCAAGGGTCCGGCATGTCCGCCCCGAAGGCGGCGGCGAGGGCCTCGCCGAGCGCCGTCGCGATCGGCTCGATCCCGCCCGACAGCGGCAGCCGCGCCACCGCGTCGTCGTCGAGGTCGTGGCCGCCGCCGCGCAGGGTCGCGCCGAGCAGGGCGATGAGGTCGCGGCTGGCGAGCCGGCCTTCGGCGAACCGCGCCGCGAGGCCGGTGAGATCGGAGGCGCCGAGCGCGTCCTCCAGCTCGGCCAGGGCTCCCAGGGTGAGGCACAGGATGTAGCGCCGGTCGCCGATCTCGACGGAGACCTCTCCGCGCCTGCGGTTCGCCATCACAGGCTCGCGAAGGTGAGGGGGCCGGCCGAGTCGAGGGCCATGTCGAAGGTCACCTCGCCGGCATGGTCGCCGCGATATTCGAGGCTGGTGATCTGGAACGCGCCCTGGATCGTGCCGAAGGCCGGCACCACGATCTGCAGCGTGTCGACGGTGCCGTCGAAGAACATCTGCCGCAGGCGCGCATCCGACGCCTCGTCGCGAAAGACGCCCGAGCCCGAGACCGCCGCGCGGCGCACCCCCGCCCCGGCGAGGAGTTCGCGCCAGCGCCCGACGGATTCGGCCGAGGTCACGTCCACGGTCTCGGCATTGAAGGCGAGTTGCCGGGCGCGCAGGCCGGCCACCGCGACGAAACCCGCTCCCTCGCTGATCCGGATGAGGAGGTCCTTGCCTTTCTGGGCACTCATGGGGTCGCTCCGTTCGAGGTCGGCAGCCGCTCGGTGACGGCCTGGAGGGTGATGGTGGCGCGGGTCTCGCCGCTGCGCTCGTCGCGTGCGCAGGCCAGGGATTCGACCCGCAGGATCGACAGGGCGTGGCCGGCCGGGGCGAGGATGGCCTCGTGCAGGAGAGTGGCGGCGCGGCCGGCGGCCTCGATGGCACCGCGGCTGGAACCGGGCCTGGCGAACAGGATCAGCCCGAGCCGATGGGTGTGACGGAGGGCGCCGTCCACGGAATCGTCGCGCATCTCCGCCGGCCCGAACAGCGCGTAGACCGGTGCGGCGCCGCGCGGCGGCTCGTCGTGAATACGGACGTTGCCGCCCATGAGCCGGCCGAGTTCGGCATCGGGTGCGAGGGCGGTCAGGATCGCGGCCCGTAGGGCGAGCAGGGGGTTGGCCGGGAGGGACAGGGCCTCGCTCATGGCTGGATTTCCCCCATCGCCGCCGCGTCGATCAGCTCCTCGACCTCGCAGACGAGGTCGCGGCCGCGCCCGTCTGGATCGCCCGCCGCGCGGATCACGAAGCGGCGCGGGCCGGAGGCGAGCCGCATCGCGGGTGTGATGTCCGCCCGGTAGGCGATGCGGATGCGGTGTGTCGCCACCGCATCCGAGCGGCCTCCGCGCGCGCGCTCGGCATAGCCGGTCGGGTCCAGCGTGCCCCATAGAAGCGGGCCGGCGACGTAGCGGCGAAGCTGCCCGCCGAACCCGTCCGGGTCGTCGACGAAGCGTTCGAGCACGTAGCGGCGCCGCCGCGCGCCGATGGGCGGATGCGTCATGGCAAAGCTCCGGGGATCGTGGGTCTAGAGGCGCATCCGGCGGTGCGGCGCGATCAGCGCCTCGACCATCGGCGGAAGGGTGACGGGCAGGTCGCCCCGATGCTCGAACCCGTGTGCCGCGATGAGCCGGATCGCCTGGGTGAGTCCCGGGGGCACGGGCGGCCCCGCTCCGCCATGGCCGGCATCGACCTCGATGAGGGCGGCGGCCTGGGCCAGGGAAGGAATGGCGGGCGAGACGACCAACCCCGGCGCCTCGACCGTGTCGGCGCCAAGACGAACGAGGCCGGAGGCGAAGGCCGTGACGGTGCCCGTCGCATCCACCGATCCGGCGCTCGCCAGGGCGACGAGCGGGCTCAGGGGCAGGGGCACGAAGCCATCCGCCGGCCAGGCCGTGAGCATCATCCGGTAGCGGCCCGGTGCCAGGACGCGCCGCGTCGCGAGTTCGACCATGGCGCGGGCCGAGGCGATCAGGCTCTCCACCAGCGCATCCTCGGCGGTCATGTCGGGGTCGAGGCGCAGGTGACGGCGCATCTCGGCCAGGGTGACCGGCTCGACGATGGCGGCATCGACGCGTATCGGAATCATCGTCGTCTCCGGGTGGGGAGGTGGAGGGGAGCGGGCGGAATGGGTCTCGACACGCGTTCGATCGGCATTGCGCTGATGCTGGTGCTCGCCGGAGCGCCGGCCGATGCCGTCGTCGGCGGCCGCGAGGCGCCGGAATCGGCCGGCTCGGCCGTGATGGTGCTGTCGTCCCTGGGCGGCGTCTGCACCGGGATCGTCATCGCGCAGGATGCGGTGCTGACGGCGGGCCATTGCGTGGCGGCGGGCTCCCGAAAGGGCGGCGCTGAGCACCGGGTGCATTTTCGCGACGAGGCGGGCCAGCCGGTGCTGGTCGATCTCGCGGCCCGCGCGGTCCATCCCGGCTACGATGCCGGGGCCATCGCCGGGCGTCGGCGGTCGATCGATCTGGCGCTCGTCCGCACCGCCACGCCGCTGCCCGGCCGCTTCCGGCCGACCGCGTTGAGCGAGGCGATGCCGCGCGCCGGCGAGATCCTCGTGTTAGCCGGCTACGGTGTGTCGAAGCCCGGCGAGGCGCGCACCACCGGCACCTTCCGCAACGCCGTCCTTCCCGTGGTCGAGCCCTATGGGCAGAGCCGGATCCTGGTCTGGATGAAGCCGTCCGGCGCGGCATCAGGAGCCTGCCAGGGCGATTCCGGCGGGCCGATCGCGGCCGAGGCCGGCGCCGCGCCGCTCGCGGTCTCCGCCTGGGTCGGGGGCGGAGCCTGCGGCGGCGTCTCGCAGGGCGTCCTGCTCGGGCCGCAGCGCGACTGGATCGACCGGACGCTCGCGGGATGGGGGGCGTCCGCCCGCTGGCAGACGCCGTGAGGACGCGGCGCCGACGCGACGGAACCCAGAGCTTGGCCGAGTGATTGCCTTACGCTAGGCTCGATTTCCACTTGTTGCCTCGATTTCATGTACGTCCGGGACTGAAGCCCGGCGCGGGAGAGACACGATGTTCGCGACCGCGCTCCGCAGGGCCGTCGTCACGGCGCTGGTCGGGCTGATTCCGGCTCCGGCGCTCGCCGTGATCAACGGCGAAGTCTCGCGCGATCCCAATGGCCTGCGCGCGTCCGTGGTGCGCATCGAGAGCACCCAGGGCGAAATCTGCTCCGGCACGCTCATCGCTCCCGATCTCGTCCTCACCGCCGCTCATTGCGTCATGCATCAGGCCGGCTACAGCGTGGTCGCCGTCGACCGCGCGTTCCGCCAGCGCCGCATCCTCGCCATCGCCGCGTCGATGCACCCCGATTTCGTGCCCGGCACCACACCCGAGGACCAGCCGGGGATCGACCTCGCCCTGATCAAGCTGTCCGAACCGCTGGGTGCCGACTTCCAGCCCCTCGACCCGCGCGGCGGCGGCGCCATCAGCACCGGCGAGACGGTGGACATCGCCGGTTTCGGCGTGGTGGCCGAGAACCGCCGCAACACCGCCCGCACCCTGCGCCAGGCGCATCTCGTCTCCATCGGCTCGCTCCAGGTCGCCAACACGGTCACCGTGGTGACCGACCGCCGCAAACTCGCCGAGACGGCGGGAGCCGGCGCCTGCCTCGGCGATTCCGGCGGGCCGATCCTGCGCGGAGGCCCGGGCGGCTATCAGATCGTCGGCGTGGTCAGCTGGTCGAGCGGCGCCATGCGCCAGGACAAGCGCGCCCGCACCGCCTGCGGCGGCTTCACGGCGGTGACGCCCACCGGCGAGCATGCGAGTTGGATTACATCGCGTGCCGCCGAGATGGCCCAACTCCAGTCGGGCGACGCCACCGGCGGCTTCCGCCGCTCCAACCGCTCCGACTGGATGGCGCGGCCGGCACGGCGGTAGCGTCAGGCAGGAAGGCCGCCCCCGGACTCTCCAGGCCGGGGACGACGGTCTTCAGGCGAACTTCAGCAGCTTGATCGCGTCGAAATCCTGCACGCCGCCGCCGACGCGCTTGGTGGTGTAGAACAGCACGTAGGGCTTGGCGGAATAGGGATCGCGCAGGACGCGGAGTCCGGCACGGTCCACGATCAGGTATCCGCGCTTGAAATCGCCGAAGGCGATCGACAGGCTGTTCGCTGCCGCGTCGGGCATCGCCTCGGCTTCCGCCACGGGGAAGCCGAGCAGGGTCGCGACGCGGTCGGCCGAGAGCGGCGGCTGCCACAGGTAGTTGCCGTCGGCATCCTTCATCTTGCGGATCGTGCTCTGGACCTTGCGGTTCATGACGAAGCTGGCGTTCTGGCGGTAGCCGGCGCGCAAAGCATAGACGAGGTCGAACAGCACGTCGGACGGGCTGGCGGCGGGGAAGGCTCCGGCCGTGCCGGTGGCGACGAAGCCGAGCTTGCCGGGGACCCAGGCCGCGTTCGCCACAGTGTCGACGGTGAGGAAGCCGCGCGGTCGGCTGACGCCGTTGCCGGTGACGAAGGCGACGCTCTCCTGTTCGGCGAAGGCGGTCTCGACCTCGTCGGCGAGCCAGGCGTCGATATCGACGATGGCGTCGTCGAGGAGCGTCTGGGTCGCCGCCGGCATTGCGTAGAGTTCCATGGCCGGGAAGCTCAGCTCCGTCAGGGTCGGTGCGTCGGTCTGGGGCCGCGCCGCGGTCTCGGCGACCCAGCCGGAGACGGCATCGCTCGCCGAGACCGCGCGCTTGTAGAGCCCGCCGGAGATGGTCCGCACTGTGGCGAGCGCCCGGATCGGCGAGAGGTTGGCGAGGCGCCGCAGCACGTCCCGTTCAATCGTCTGCGGCACGAGATAGCCGCCATCGGGACCGGAGCCGGCCGAGAGCGCCTTCTCCTCCAGCCGCTTGAGGCCGCCGCTCTCGCCCGCCCGGACATAGAGGTCGAAGGCGGCCTTGTGCTCGACGGAGACGGGATCCGGACGGCTGGGACGGTCACCGCCCAGGGGCGGACGGCGACCGTCGAGGGTCAGGCGGTCGAGGCGGGTCCGCGCCGTGTCGAGGGCCGCATCGATACGCGCGAGCTTCTCCTCGGTGAGGACGTCGCCCGAGCGGCGGCCTTCGAGCTCGGCGAGCCGCCCGTCATTGGTCTCCTTGAAGGCCTCGAAGGCGCGCGAGAGCTCGCCCATGACCGCGCCGACCTCGGCGTCGGAGGCGGCGCGCGCCGCCTTGTTCTCAAGGGGGAAGTTCGGATCGGCCTTCGTCTCCGGGGCTGCGGTCGCGGTGTTCGGCGAAACGTGGACGGTCATGCGA belongs to Methylobacterium sp. 77 and includes:
- a CDS encoding glycoside hydrolase/phage tail family protein; its protein translation is MATLILQTAGAALGTALGGPIGGAVLSTLGAVAGGAIDNALFGSRAGPRFVEGPRLGDVAGLASTEGEPIKRVYGRAKVGGTLIWATRPLEVANTSVQRAASGGKGGSGQKTVTTTYAYSVDLAVGLCEGEIAHVRRVWADGREIDLTTLDYRLHRGGADQEPDPLIVAKEGADRAPAYRGLAYIVFERLALADFGNRVPQLAFEVIRPVEGLAGMVRAVCLIPGSTEFGLDPGLVTEDAGFGTTRAANRFQFQEATDVTASLDALQALCPRLSRVSVVTSWFGSDLRAGHCTVTPKVDRPKKATIGDTWSVAGLTRDQVETVSTAPAGGPAYGGTPSDAGLGRLVAELRRRGLEVVLYPFVMMDVPAGNTLPDPRDAGAGHQPPYPWRGRITCTPAPDHPGSPDGTAAAGAQVAAFFHNAAGYRRFLLHYADLAAGWAADGVHLSGFLIGSEFPSLTRVRAEAGRYPAVEAFKALAQEVLARLGAGVALVYAADWTEYGAHVRDGGATVRFPLDALFADPAIAAVGIDYYPPISDWRDGASHADLAETDSLYDPAYLKRRLGAGEAFDWYYAGEADRRAQMRTPITDGAAGKPWIYRAKDLVSWWSNPHRERDGGVETGQTAWIPQSKPIWLTEIGVPAVDRGTNGPNVFPDAKSSENAAPPFSTGLRDDLIQARGLTAILTRFDAALPGFEPAHNPVSAVYGGPMVAPGSVFVWCWDARPFPAFPDFDTVWTDAENWSLGHWITGRIEGLELDRLIRTILTDLGITAPARITADAWLDGYVIDRPMSARGALEPLAQIYGLDVSAVGGRLDILGPRRESPVVLAAGDLVLSDRERAPLSVVRAEESELPRALTLAFCDGESADYRTASASAIRPTGMRRRESNAEAPIVTRRESAEALAEALLDTAIAGRDSATFGVSPRRIELVPGDLLSLPGARQPHRIVRIADSAGARRVETRAVAVHGFRPGAYRNPDEKIHRPPPSIAGPPFARVLDLPVDRGNPTILQYLAVSADPWPGEVAVWRSTGTDGPLGLHRIVDYPACLGETLTALPAGPLWRFDRGARLDLRLRHAGALSSIEEVDVLAGGNLFALIGTDGRAEIIAAAGAELIGPGTYRLSRLLRGLMGSEDLATRENPAGCLVVRLDDGAVVPLVERLDEAGRPFRYRIGSASRDPADPGFVELQASANLMPLLPLAPVHVTARREAGGIRLAWLRRARRDADGWEPVDIPHDEASETYLVAIHAAGGSVLRTVRTDEPALLYAAADEAADFGAQQILLDVSVAQVGALAGPGPSRRAILPVRSA
- a CDS encoding type II toxin-antitoxin system RelE/ParE family toxin — its product is MAERSKDVVFVGNSLDQLRAFPLSARREAGHQIDRVQAGYDPNDWKPMASIGGGVREIRLHEATGAYRVIYIAKLADAVFILHCFKKTTQKTSPRDIAIAKTRYDSLIRDMTR
- a CDS encoding XRE family transcriptional regulator, which codes for MSAQPFTSVWDAIEDSSAEAENMKIRSSLMIALQNHITGEGLSQTEAAKILGVTQPRVSDLMRGKIDLFAIDTLVNMLGAAGLHVEMHISKAA
- a CDS encoding NlpC/P60 family protein, giving the protein MHGSDRIVAEARGWIGTPYRHQASLKGVGCDCLGLVRGVWRHLLGPEPETAPPYSASWAESATHGTDPMAEAARRHLIAVPDRLVGYQPLAGDVLLFAFRAYLPAKHCAIACGGGTMIHAHDGAAVTEVALTRWWRRHLAHVFRFPGAVTPAKPHAALLMCIST
- a CDS encoding DUF2163 domain-containing protein; amino-acid sequence: MRDIPPALAAHLAGGSTTLCHCWSLTRRDGLTFGFTDHDRDLTFSGITFAARSGLEAAEASAELGFAVGGGEVAGALTSLGIANDDVAGGLYDAASVETWLVDWSDPQTRLLLDLGTIGEVRRAGTAFVAELRGLMHRLDEERGRTYRATCGADLGDARCRVDLADPRFRTTGTVLARAAPGEMLAELAGSFAEGSFTGGRLTWISGPNAGLANDIRAERPADGGTRIEFWQEPPHAVAAGDGFTLKAGCDKRFSTCSGRFANAANFQGFPHMPGNDFVIRTVAGSGAGLDGGSLFR
- a CDS encoding DUF2460 domain-containing protein; the protein is MAGDFHDIRFPLDVALRGSGGPSRLTEIVTLASGREHRNSRWADSRRRYDAGFGIRTLDALHAVLAFFEERRGRLYGFRYRDRIDHRSGPPSQAVGPGDQPLGLGDGATRVFPLAKTYGTGPLPYRRLIAKPVAETVRVAVAGVERPSSAFTCDATTGLVTLATAPVAGAAVTAGFWFDVPVRFDTDDLSVDLSAFTAGEIPTVPLIEIVP
- a CDS encoding phage tail tape measure protein, whose protein sequence is MAETEIDRANAERAKQLTMLDRLAQKFGDSLSKAFTSNVGAAKQLEGALGSLVSKLAGMAGKALLDPVKGGIESLVRSLIGSSASSAAFAKGGVFSGGRVRPFASGGVVAAPTYFPMRDGMGLMGEAGPEAILPLTRGSDGRLGVAGGASGRPVSVSVTIATPDVESFRRSEAQVAAALARAVARGRRAS